The Agromyces sp. G08B096 DNA window GCCGCCGCGCTCAGGCGCCGTAGGCGCGGGCGATCCGCTCGGCTGCGAGCTGCAGCCGCGCGGCGATCTCCACCTCGGGCTTCGGGAAGGAGACGTGGATCACGGCGATCGCGGCCGGCGGCTGCCCGGGTAGCGCGAGCGGCACGGCGACGGAGCGGAGCGAGGGCACCACCTCGTCGTGGCTCAGCGCATAGCCGCGCGCCTGGCTCTCGGCGATCTCCTCGCGGAGTCCGTCGGGCACATCGGCGGGCCAGTCGCGGGCGGGCAGGCCGAGCAGGATCGCCTTGCCGGGTCCGCCGCGAGTGATGGGATGCCGGTGTCCCGGACGGTACGAGACGACGGCCATCGTCCGCCGAGGGGCCGCACTCACGAGCGTGACCGCTTCGTCGGCGTCGACGGGCACGGCGACGAGGCAGGTCATGCCGAGTTCGTTCGCGACCTCGTCGAGCTCGGGCAGCGCGACCTGCTGGAGGTCGCGCGCGACGCCCGAGGCGAGCGCCGCCAGGCCGGTGCCGAGGGCGACGCGCCCGGCGGGGTCACGGGTGACCAGCCGGTGCTCCTCGAGCGTGCGGAGCAGCCGGTACGCGACGGAGCGGTGCACGCCGAGCGCGGCGGCGAGCTCGTCGATGGTGAGGTTGCGGTCGGCGGCGGCGAGCACCTCGAGGATGCGGATGCCTCGGCTCAGGGTCTGCGATCCGGCCGTCGGCGTTCCACCGGTCGGTGCCATCGCTCGCCTCCCTCGTGCCGTCGGTCGGGCGTCCTCCCGGACGCTCCGTCCGATAGTAGGACGCGCTGACCGAAGATCGAACGCGGCGATGTTCTCCGGAACGAAAGATTGCCGGAATTCGGCCTCCCGAATCGCCCGCCGGCACCCCGCCGGGACGCCCGGGCACCCTACGCTGATCGACATGCTGCTCGGACGCCGTGGGCGTCCGCTCGATGAGGAGGAGGCTGCATGGCCCGGATCGGCATCGTCACGGAACAGGCGCCGGAGACGCGCGTCGCCGCGACCCCGGCAACCGTCGCCCAGCTCGTCGCCCTCGGCTACGACGTCGTGGTCGAGGCCGGCGCGGGCGCCCGTTCCTCGTTCCCCGACGACGCGTACTCGGCCGCCGGCGCGACCGTCGTGGCGGGCGGGGAGGCGCTGGCGAGCGACATCCTGTTGAAGGTCAATGCACCGACGGAGGCCGAGGTCGCGGCGCTCCGCCCGGGGACGACGCTCATCGCGCTGCTCGCGCCGGCGTTCCGGCCCGAGCTGCTCGCCGCCCTCGCCGAGCGGGGGGTGACCGCGCTCGCGATGGACGCGGTGCCGCGGATCTCCCGCGCGCAGTCGATGGACGTGCTGAGCTCGATGGCGAACATCGCCGGCTACCGGGCCGTCATCGAGGCCGCGCACGAGTTCGGCCGCTTCTTCACCGGGCAGGTGACGGCCGCCGGGAAGGTGCCGCCCGCGAAGGTGCTCGTCGCGGGCGCCGGCGTCGCCGGCCTCGCTGCGATCGGGGCCGCCTCGAGCCTCGGCGCCATCGTCCGTGCGACCGACCCTCGCCCGGAGGTCGCCGATCAGGTGCGCTCGATCGGCGGCGAGTACCTGAAGGTCGAGGTCGACGAGGAGATGGTCTCGACCGACGGCTACGCGAAGGCCACGAGCGAGGCGTACGACCGACGGGCCGCCGAGATCTACTCGGAGCACGCGCGTGAGGTCGACATCGTCATCACCACGGCGCTCATCCCCGGGCGTCCGGCGCCGAAACTGCTGACGGCGGCGGATGTCGCGAGCATGAAGTCGGGCTCGGTCGTGGTCGACATGGCCGCCGGGCAGGGCGGCAACGTCGAGGGCTCGGTCGCGGGCGAGCGGATCGTCACCCCGAACGGCGTGATCATCCTCGGGTACACCGACCTCGCCTCGCGGCTGCCGACCCAGGCGTCGCAGCTCTACGGCACCAACGTCGTGAATCTGCTGAAGCTGCTCACCCCAGCCGCCGACGGCGAGCTCGTGCTCGACTTCGACGACGTGGTGCAGCGCTCGGTGACCGTCGCCCGCGGCGGCGAGGTGACCTGGCCGCCGCCGCCCGTGCAGGTGTCGGCGGCGCCCGCGGCAGCCGCCGGCTCGGGCAGCGGTGCGGGCGGTTCCGCGACCGGCGCAGCGGCCGTCGGTGCGGCGGGCGCCGCCGGGCCGGGCGGTACCGCCGAGGCATCCGCGCGTCGCCCGTCGCCCGTCCGTCGCGCCGTCCTCGTCGCCGTCGGGATCGCCGCCCTCTTCGCCGTCAACGCGGTCGCGCCACCCCCGTTGCCGCAGCATCTCACGGTGCTCGTGCTGTCGGTCGTAGTCGGGTTCTACGTCATCGGCAAGGTGGCGCACGCGCTGCACACGCCGCTCATGAGCGTGACGAACGCGATCTCGGGCATCATCATCGTCGGCGCGATGGTGCAGATCACCAGCGACCAACCGGTCGTGCAGGTGCTCGCCGGCGTCGCGGTGCTGCTCGCCAGCATCAACATCTTCGGAGGGTTCGCCGTGACCCGGCGCATGCTCGCGATGTTCTCGTCCGGACGGGGGGCCGACCGTGGCTGAATCCGCCCCGCTGGTCTCCGCGGCCTCGATCGCGACCGCGGCCTATCTCGTCGCCGCGCTGCTGTTCATCATGAGCCTCGCCGGCCTCAGCAGGCACGACACCGCCAGAGCCGGTGTCGGCTACGGCATCGCCGGCATGGCGATCGCGCTCGTCGCGACCGTGTGGACCACCTTCGCCGGCGCCTGGGGCACCCCCGAGGTGACCACGGGCCTCGTCCTGCTCGTCGTCGCCGTGCTCGTCGGCGGCGCGGTCGGCCTGTGGCGCGCCCGCGTGGTCGAGATGACCGGCATGCCCGAGCTCATCGCCCTGCTGCACAGCTTCGTCGGCCTCGCCGCCGTGCTCGTGGGCTGGAACGGGGCGCTCGACGAGACCGGCATGTCCGGTGCGCTCCTCGACATCCACCACGCCGAGGTGTTCATCGGGGTGTTCATCGGAGCGGTGACGTTCACGGGCTCGATCGTGGCGTTCCTGAAGCTCTCGGCGCGCATGTCGTCGGCGCCGCTCATGCTTCCGGGCAAGAACGCGCTGAACCTCGGCGCCCTCATCGCGTTCGTGGCGCTCACGGTCTGGTACGTCATCACGCCCGAGCTGTGGCTCCTCGTCGTCGTCACCGTGCTCGCCCTGCTGCTCGGCTGGCATCTCGTCGCCTCGATCGGCGGCGGCGACATGCCCGTCGTCATCTCGATGCTGAACAGCTACTCGGGCTGGGCGGCCGCGGCCGCCGGCTTCCTCCTGAACAACGACCTGCTGATCGTCACCGGCGCCCTCGTCGGCTCCTCGGGTGCCTACCTCTCCTACATCATGTGCAAGGCGATGAACCGCTCGTTCATCTCGGTCATCGCCGGCGGCTTCGGCATCGCCGCACCGACCTCCACCGGCGAGGTCGAGGGCGAGATCGCCGAGATCAGCGCCGCGGATGCCGCCGCGCTGCTGCGCGACGCGCCGAGCGTCATCATCACCCCGGGGTACGGCATGGCCGTCGCGCAGGCGCAGGCACCGGTGGCGGAGCTGACCCGGCGCCTCCGCGAACGGGGCGCCGAGGTGCGGTTCGGCATCCACCCGGTGGCCGGGCGCCTGCCCGGGCACATGAACGTGCTGCTCGCCGAGGCGAAGGTGCCGTACGACATCGTCGAGGAGATGGACGAGATCAACGACGACTTCGCCGAGACGGCGGTCGTGCTCGTGATCGGCGCGAACGACACCGTGAACCCCGCTGCGGCCGAGGACCCGGGCAGCCCCATCGCCGGCATGCCGGTGCTTCGGGTGTGGGAGGCCGGGACGGTGATCGTGTTCAAGCGCTCGATGTCCGCCGGCTACGCCGGCGTGCCGAACCCCCTGTTCACGCGTGACAACGCCCGCATGCTCTTCGGCGACGCGAAGGCGCGGATCGAGGACATCCTGCGGGCGCTGTAACCCCGGGGCGCTCAGGCGCAGACTGGAGTGGATGGGCTGCACCGGCCGCGGGGAGGGCGGCGGCGACGCGACGTCGCCGTCCGTTGACGCCCGCCCGCGCCGACGCGAGGCGGGGACGGCCGGCGGACCGTCCGCCGAGCCGCGCGGCGGTCCGGCGGATCCCCGCGGTGCCCGCCGTGGTCGGACGCTCGGCGACGGCACCGTGGCCCTCCTCGTCGGCGCCGTCGCCGCGGTCGTCGGCATCGCCGGCGCCTGGATTCCGTCGTACTGGGGCGACGAGGCCGCCACCCTCATGTCGGCGTCGCGCGACTGGGCGTCGCTTGCCGCCCTCCTCGGCACGGTGGACGCGGTCCATGGGCTCTACTACGCGTTCATGCACCTCTGGACCGATCTCGTCGGCACCTCGCCGTTCGCGACCCGCCTGCCGTCGGGTCTCGCCTTCGGCGCCGCCGCGGCCGGCCTCACCCTCCTC harbors:
- a CDS encoding IclR family transcriptional regulator — protein: MAPTGGTPTAGSQTLSRGIRILEVLAAADRNLTIDELAAALGVHRSVAYRLLRTLEEHRLVTRDPAGRVALGTGLAALASGVARDLQQVALPELDEVANELGMTCLVAVPVDADEAVTLVSAAPRRTMAVVSYRPGHRHPITRGGPGKAILLGLPARDWPADVPDGLREEIAESQARGYALSHDEVVPSLRSVAVPLALPGQPPAAIAVIHVSFPKPEVEIAARLQLAAERIARAYGA
- a CDS encoding Re/Si-specific NAD(P)(+) transhydrogenase subunit alpha; amino-acid sequence: MARIGIVTEQAPETRVAATPATVAQLVALGYDVVVEAGAGARSSFPDDAYSAAGATVVAGGEALASDILLKVNAPTEAEVAALRPGTTLIALLAPAFRPELLAALAERGVTALAMDAVPRISRAQSMDVLSSMANIAGYRAVIEAAHEFGRFFTGQVTAAGKVPPAKVLVAGAGVAGLAAIGAASSLGAIVRATDPRPEVADQVRSIGGEYLKVEVDEEMVSTDGYAKATSEAYDRRAAEIYSEHAREVDIVITTALIPGRPAPKLLTAADVASMKSGSVVVDMAAGQGGNVEGSVAGERIVTPNGVIILGYTDLASRLPTQASQLYGTNVVNLLKLLTPAADGELVLDFDDVVQRSVTVARGGEVTWPPPPVQVSAAPAAAAGSGSGAGGSATGAAAVGAAGAAGPGGTAEASARRPSPVRRAVLVAVGIAALFAVNAVAPPPLPQHLTVLVLSVVVGFYVIGKVAHALHTPLMSVTNAISGIIIVGAMVQITSDQPVVQVLAGVAVLLASINIFGGFAVTRRMLAMFSSGRGADRG
- the pntB gene encoding Re/Si-specific NAD(P)(+) transhydrogenase subunit beta, which translates into the protein MAESAPLVSAASIATAAYLVAALLFIMSLAGLSRHDTARAGVGYGIAGMAIALVATVWTTFAGAWGTPEVTTGLVLLVVAVLVGGAVGLWRARVVEMTGMPELIALLHSFVGLAAVLVGWNGALDETGMSGALLDIHHAEVFIGVFIGAVTFTGSIVAFLKLSARMSSAPLMLPGKNALNLGALIAFVALTVWYVITPELWLLVVVTVLALLLGWHLVASIGGGDMPVVISMLNSYSGWAAAAAGFLLNNDLLIVTGALVGSSGAYLSYIMCKAMNRSFISVIAGGFGIAAPTSTGEVEGEIAEISAADAAALLRDAPSVIITPGYGMAVAQAQAPVAELTRRLRERGAEVRFGIHPVAGRLPGHMNVLLAEAKVPYDIVEEMDEINDDFAETAVVLVIGANDTVNPAAAEDPGSPIAGMPVLRVWEAGTVIVFKRSMSAGYAGVPNPLFTRDNARMLFGDAKARIEDILRAL